One Natronolimnobius sp. AArcel1 genomic region harbors:
- a CDS encoding translation initiation factor IF-2 subunit alpha, protein MKYSGWPDTGELVVGKIDEIEDFGVFVDLEEYKDKRGLIHISEVASGWIKNVRDHVREGQIVVCKVLDVDEGHEQIDLSLKDVNDHQRSEKIQQWKNEQKADNWMDLALEEDIDDEDYTAIANELINAQGSLYDGFKQAAIHGHEALESTDLTDEEIDSLVDTARENVSVPYVNVTGYVDLENPSPSGVDGIREALTAAEGNGEVPDEVDLEVSYVGAPEYRIKVQAPNYKTAESQLEESAQRAITAIDDHDGDGEYHRERRTDDE, encoded by the coding sequence ATGAAATATAGCGGCTGGCCCGACACCGGCGAACTCGTCGTCGGCAAGATCGACGAAATTGAAGACTTCGGTGTCTTCGTCGATCTCGAGGAGTACAAGGACAAACGCGGACTGATCCACATCTCGGAAGTCGCGAGTGGCTGGATCAAAAACGTCCGCGATCACGTCCGCGAGGGCCAGATCGTCGTCTGCAAGGTCTTAGACGTCGACGAGGGGCACGAACAGATCGATCTCTCACTGAAAGACGTCAACGACCACCAGCGCTCGGAGAAGATCCAGCAGTGGAAAAACGAGCAAAAAGCAGACAACTGGATGGACCTCGCCCTCGAAGAGGACATCGACGACGAGGACTACACGGCAATCGCGAACGAACTGATCAACGCACAGGGCAGTCTCTACGACGGCTTCAAGCAGGCCGCAATCCACGGTCATGAAGCCCTCGAGAGCACCGACCTCACGGACGAGGAGATCGATTCGCTCGTCGACACCGCTCGAGAGAACGTTTCGGTGCCGTACGTTAACGTCACCGGCTACGTCGACCTCGAGAACCCATCGCCAAGTGGCGTCGACGGCATCCGCGAGGCGCTCACGGCTGCCGAAGGCAACGGTGAGGTGCCTGACGAGGTCGACCTCGAAGTGAGCTACGTCGGTGCGCCCGAATACCGCATCAAGGTCCAGGCACCGAACTACAAGACGGCTGAATCCCAACTCGAAGAGAGTGCCCAGCGCGCCATCACCGCTATCGACGACCACGATGGCGATGGTGAATATCACCGCGAGCGCCGCACTGACGACGAGTAA
- a CDS encoding RNA-protein complex protein Nop10: protein MKSDIRVCSAWREAHDSPVYTLSDSCPDCGAVAENTAPAPFNPSDPHGEYRRSLKRRNR, encoded by the coding sequence ATGAAATCCGACATCCGGGTCTGTTCGGCGTGGCGCGAGGCCCACGACAGCCCGGTGTATACCCTTTCTGACTCCTGTCCAGACTGTGGTGCGGTGGCAGAAAACACTGCCCCCGCGCCGTTTAATCCATCCGACCCACACGGCGAGTACCGACGCTCTCTTAAGCGTCGCAATCGCTGA